In the genome of Paenibacillus pabuli, one region contains:
- a CDS encoding helix-turn-helix transcriptional regulator — MNHDVRLQALSAFLKNQRSKISPESVGLPAGSRRRTPGLRREEVSQLAGVSTTWYTWLEQGRDIQVSHSVLDNIASALRLTSDERKYLFSLAMEYHSELHILDEKPLQIHPSLQKILQELRNCPTIISDRRCHIVGWNDAARHVFMDFEQIPAEQRNMISLLFERKEFRRLAVNWEDFVSGFLAIFRAYYGQYVDDEWYNLFLHDMMDRYPDFQPLWKQSSVSSAPDVLIEFRHSKAGKMLFDLTSLQVQGNADLRCSIYTPATDTATERKLIHLMEPKVEPDSDKS, encoded by the coding sequence ATGAACCATGATGTCAGGCTGCAGGCACTGTCCGCTTTTCTGAAAAATCAGCGCTCCAAAATCTCTCCGGAATCCGTAGGCTTACCCGCGGGCTCCCGCCGAAGAACGCCTGGATTAAGAAGAGAAGAAGTCTCCCAATTGGCAGGTGTGAGCACAACGTGGTACACCTGGCTTGAACAGGGCCGGGATATTCAGGTGTCCCATTCCGTATTGGATAACATCGCATCAGCTCTAAGACTCACTTCGGATGAGCGGAAGTATTTATTTTCCCTTGCTATGGAGTACCATTCGGAACTCCATATCCTGGATGAGAAGCCACTCCAGATTCATCCTTCCTTACAGAAAATATTGCAGGAACTTCGCAACTGTCCCACCATTATCTCGGATCGACGCTGCCATATCGTTGGCTGGAATGACGCGGCCCGGCATGTGTTTATGGACTTTGAACAGATTCCTGCTGAGCAGCGAAACATGATCAGCTTGTTATTTGAACGAAAGGAATTCCGGAGACTGGCTGTCAATTGGGAGGATTTTGTGAGCGGATTTTTGGCTATTTTCCGTGCTTATTACGGTCAATATGTCGATGATGAATGGTATAATCTGTTTTTGCACGACATGATGGACAGATATCCTGATTTTCAACCCCTTTGGAAACAGAGCAGTGTCAGCAGTGCCCCAGACGTATTAATTGAGTTTAGACATTCCAAAGCGGGCAAAATGCTTTTTGATCTTACCTCACTCCAGGTTCAGGGAAATGCCGATTTGCGGTGCAGTATCTACACACCTGCAACAGACACCGCCACCGAGCGGAAACTGATTCACCTCATGGAGCCAAAGGTAGAACCTGACTCTGACAAAAGCTGA
- the fabF gene encoding beta-ketoacyl-ACP synthase II → MERVVITGMGIISPLGNDVHTFWNGLVEGKSGVSHIEAFDTTSYKTKIAGVVRDFDGEERFGRKEARRMDRFVQFAVAAAEQALSDSGLVMDHVDRERVGVYIGSGIGGIQTLMEQGKLLSERGPARVSPTLVPMMISNMAAAMVSMRFGCWGPTLSPVTACSIGNTAIGEAFRLIRHGGADVIFAGGTEAAVTEVSLASFGNATALSTRNEAYEGASRPFDAGRDGFVMAEGAGVLVVESLSHALARGANILAEVVGYGASSDAYHMVATHPEGRGAYLAMKAALADALLQPHEIDVINAHATSTEAGDLSETKAIKQLFGEEAYQIPVTANKSMTGHMLGAAGGAEAISLIQSLRSGIIPPTINQEQSDPECDLDYVPNVAREADLRVGMSNSFGFGGHNAVIILQKYPS, encoded by the coding sequence ATGGAGCGTGTCGTTATTACAGGAATGGGAATTATCTCTCCGCTGGGGAATGATGTTCATACATTTTGGAATGGATTGGTGGAAGGGAAATCAGGAGTTTCGCATATTGAAGCGTTTGATACAACGTCCTACAAAACGAAAATAGCAGGAGTAGTCCGTGATTTTGATGGAGAGGAACGCTTCGGACGGAAGGAAGCTCGGCGTATGGACCGATTCGTGCAATTTGCTGTTGCCGCAGCAGAGCAAGCTTTGTCTGACTCCGGTCTCGTAATGGATCATGTGGACAGGGAGCGGGTTGGCGTGTATATCGGTTCCGGCATCGGCGGAATCCAGACCCTGATGGAACAAGGAAAGCTTCTGTCTGAACGTGGGCCTGCAAGAGTCAGTCCAACACTGGTACCCATGATGATATCCAATATGGCTGCGGCTATGGTCAGCATGAGGTTTGGCTGTTGGGGACCCACACTCTCTCCAGTGACAGCCTGTTCGATCGGCAACACAGCTATAGGTGAGGCTTTCCGGCTGATTCGCCATGGTGGAGCAGATGTGATTTTTGCTGGAGGGACGGAGGCAGCGGTCACCGAAGTATCGTTGGCAAGCTTTGGCAATGCAACGGCGCTATCTACACGAAACGAAGCGTATGAAGGGGCGAGTCGACCATTTGATGCAGGCAGAGATGGTTTTGTCATGGCTGAGGGTGCCGGGGTCTTGGTTGTGGAGTCCCTGTCTCATGCCCTTGCAAGAGGCGCAAACATTCTTGCGGAGGTCGTTGGGTATGGTGCCAGTTCAGACGCGTATCATATGGTGGCCACCCACCCGGAAGGGCGGGGTGCATATTTGGCCATGAAAGCCGCGCTGGCAGATGCGCTACTTCAGCCACATGAGATTGATGTCATTAATGCTCATGCTACCAGTACGGAAGCGGGTGATCTTTCCGAAACCAAAGCGATTAAGCAGCTGTTCGGTGAAGAAGCCTATCAAATTCCGGTAACGGCAAACAAATCAATGACCGGGCATATGCTGGGTGCGGCTGGTGGAGCGGAAGCTATATCACTCATTCAAAGCTTGCGTAGCGGCATCATTCCACCGACAATCAATCAGGAGCAGAGCGATCCGGAATGCGATCTTGATTATGTACCCAATGTCGCACGAGAAGCTGACTTGAGAGTTGGCATGTCCAACTCATTTGGTTTCGGTGGTCATAATGCGGTCATTATTTTGCAAAAATATCCATCCTGA
- a CDS encoding nitrate/nitrite transporter — MESKSFWKSGHKPTLFGAFMYFDISFMIWGMLGPLAVVIALDYPMTPLEKANLVALPILGGSILRLVLGFMSDYIGPKLTAQIGMLVTLVPLLLGWLWVDSLSQLYVVALLLGVAGASFAAALPLAGQWYPKEHQGLAMGIAGAGNSGTVLATLFANRLATHFGSWEVVFGLAIIPIAIVFVLFSLFARNSPNRPEPKKLSQYGSLLKQKDAWVFCAFYCVTFGGFVGLCNYLTIFFNTQYGLSPVHAADITTFCVIAGSFFRPVGGYLADKVGGTRMLTVLYTGACIMLIGVSFMPPLPVVVVMLFLGMMCLGAGNGSVFQLVPQRFGNEIGLMTGIVGAAGGLGGYALPLILGQLYSSYQSYTPGFVILSLIAAASTILVLFMQSRWRVSWLHKSSKSITDSPPLTS; from the coding sequence ATGGAGAGCAAAAGTTTTTGGAAGAGCGGGCATAAACCTACCCTTTTCGGGGCGTTTATGTATTTTGACATCAGTTTTATGATATGGGGTATGCTTGGCCCACTTGCGGTTGTAATTGCTTTAGACTATCCAATGACACCGCTGGAAAAAGCCAATCTTGTGGCCCTGCCTATTCTTGGCGGCTCTATTTTGCGACTCGTGCTTGGCTTCATGTCCGATTATATCGGTCCGAAACTGACCGCACAGATCGGGATGCTCGTCACACTTGTTCCCTTGCTGTTAGGTTGGCTGTGGGTTGACTCCCTGAGCCAGCTCTATGTGGTGGCGCTTCTACTTGGTGTAGCCGGCGCCTCCTTTGCCGCTGCTCTGCCTTTGGCTGGACAATGGTATCCCAAGGAGCATCAGGGTTTGGCCATGGGTATTGCCGGAGCGGGCAACAGCGGAACGGTACTCGCGACGTTATTCGCCAATCGTTTGGCTACCCATTTTGGCAGCTGGGAAGTGGTATTCGGGCTTGCTATTATACCAATTGCCATCGTATTTGTTCTCTTTTCTCTCTTTGCACGAAACAGCCCCAATCGGCCTGAACCGAAGAAATTGTCTCAATACGGAAGCTTGCTGAAACAAAAAGACGCCTGGGTATTCTGTGCCTTCTATTGCGTTACCTTTGGTGGCTTCGTGGGGCTATGCAACTATCTGACCATCTTCTTCAACACTCAATATGGACTTTCTCCTGTTCACGCCGCAGACATTACTACATTCTGTGTCATCGCCGGCAGCTTCTTCCGACCTGTAGGGGGTTATCTGGCTGACAAGGTTGGTGGAACACGCATGCTCACCGTCCTGTATACAGGAGCTTGTATCATGCTGATCGGTGTGTCCTTCATGCCACCGCTTCCCGTTGTGGTTGTCATGCTCTTCCTCGGTATGATGTGTCTTGGCGCAGGGAATGGGTCCGTGTTCCAACTGGTGCCTCAAAGATTTGGCAACGAGATTGGATTGATGACAGGTATTGTAGGTGCGGCTGGCGGATTGGGCGGATATGCATTGCCCCTCATTCTCGGTCAACTGTACAGTTCCTACCAATCCTACACACCAGGCTTTGTTATTCTTAGTCTGATTGCGGCTGCATCCACGATCCTGGTACTGTTTATGCAATCGCGTTGGCGTGTCAGTTGGCTGCACAAAAGCAGTAAGAGTATCACCGACTCGCCACCCCTCACGTCTTAA